Below is a window of Georgenia soli DNA.
GCGGCGATGTCGAGGTCCTGGCCCGGGAGCGCGCGGGAGGAGAAGTCAGCGATGTAGGCGTCCTCGGCAGAGGTGGGGTCGGCGACGTCGCCCGTGTTCCACCACGTCCGCGAGGTCCACTGCCCGGTCCAGCCGGACGCGGCCACCGAGATGACCTCCGGGTAGGCGCCCGGGTAGCCCATGCCGGCCGTCCCCTCGTTGCCGGCGGAGGCGACGACGAGGACACCGCTGCTGACGGCCCGCTCGATCGCGGCCTGGGTGAGGGCGTCGGGCGCCGGCCCGCCGAGAGACATGTTGATGACCACGGGAGCGTTCCCGAGGGCGCCGGAGACCTTCAGGTCGGTGACGTAGTCGATGCCGGCCGCCACCATGGAGGACCAGCCGGAGCCGTTCTGGTTGAGGACCTTCACCGGGATGATCGTGGCCTCCGGCGCGACGCCCGCCACGGGCAACCCGCCGATGTTGTAGCCGAGGATCGAGCTGGTGACGTGGGTGCCGTGGCCGTTCTGGTCGGTGGACCACTTGTTCGGCTGCGTGGAGATGCTGCCCTTCTCGCCGCCGCCACCACCGAAGGCGATGCCCAGGTCCGCCGCCACCGCCTCCGTGCCGAAGTAGTGGGGCCAGCTGGAGTGCAGGCCGGTGTCGAGGACCGCGACGTACACGCCTTCACCCGTCTGTTCCACCTCACGGGTGTCCGGCATGCCCTCCTCGCCCTGCTCGTAGACGTCGATCTGGTCGGTGTTCCAGGTGGCGATGCCGTCGACCGTGCTGGTGAACGGCGCCGGGGCCACGGGCTTGCCGACGTACTGCACGTCCTGGTTGGCGGCGTCGACGTACGGCAGCGCCTGGAGCCCGGCGAGGTCCGCTGCGGAGATCCTCATCGTCAGCGCGTCGATCTCCGGGTACGTCTCGTTGATCGCGCCGAACGTCCGCAGCTCGCGCTCGATGCGCGGCGTGAGGTCGGTGCTCAGCACGACGTTCACGCCGATCTTCGGGCCCGCGGCGTGGGCGGCGGGGATCACCGCCACGGAGAGGGCGGCGACGGACGCAAGTCCGGTGAGTGCACGGCGCATGACGATGGGTCCTCCTGTGGGTCCGGCACCGGGGACTTTCGAACCGGACCGGGTCGGCGGTGAATGCCCCGAGCGTAACGCCGACCGGTGACACGGCTCACGGAAACGGGCCCGCGGCCACAACCTCCGGCGTGGCGCGGCGTCGGCGCGTCGAGCCGACGCGCCGAGCCGACGCTTCGAGCCTGCGAGCCGGCGAGCCGGGCCGGACGGCCAACGACCTCGGCGCCGGGTTGCCCGGCGGGCGTTCAGCGGCCCGCGGTGAGCCCCGCCGCGGCCGGCACCCGGCAGCTCCACGCGTGCGGCAGCACCTCCCAGGTGCGCGACGTGACCGGGCCCGCCACCTCGCCGTCTGCGTTGACGCGGAAGGCGTTGTCGCCGTCGACGGCCTCGATCGTGACGGTGCGGCCGCGGACCGCCCGGACGTCCTTCCGTCGCAGGTGGTGCCCCCGGCGCAGCTGGAGCGCGAACGCCGCGCGGGCGAGCGGTCCGGTGGCCGCGGAGAGAACGACGTCGGCCATGCCGTTCCCGATGGTGGCCTGCGGCACGGCGCGGGCGCCGCCGCCGATCGTCGGCCCGAGGCCGACGGTGACCATGAGGAGCCGTTCGCCGCCGTCGTGCACCACCTCGCCGTCGACCATGACCCGCATGCACCAGCCGGTAGCCGAGACGCCCGCCCGGATCGCGCCGATCGCGTACCCGGCGGTGCCGAGCGGGCCCTTGACGTTCTCCGCGCCGGCGGTCGCCTCGGCCCCGACCCCGGCGTGGACGACGTTGACGACGACGCCGCCCACGTCGTCGCGAAGGAGGTCCATGGGCCGTGGCACGCCCTGGAGCGCGACGAGCGCGGCCTCCTCCGGGTCCTGCGGGAGGCCGAGGCCGCGGGCGAGATCGTTGCCCGTGCCGAGCGGGACCACGGACACCGGGCCGGCCTCGACGAGCAGACGCAGGCGCACGAGCGCGTCGAGACAGCCGTGGACGGAGCCGTCGCCGCCGAGGACGACGATCTCCCGCCCGGCGGCACGGCTCACCGCCTCGAGAGTGTCTTCGGGCCCGTCGGGCACGACGACCTCGATCTCGGCGCCCGCCCGGAGCACGCCCAGCGCGGCGGCTACCGCGGCGTCGTCGGCCGAGCCGGCGGCGGCGTTCGCCAGGACGAGGAGGGATCGGGAGCCGGGCATGGCGCCAGTCTCCCGTGCTCACGGGCACGACGCCCCCCGAAACGGACCGGCGACCACCGGTCCGGAACACCGGAGGCGACGGACGCGAACCGCGCGCTTCGGAACTCTCGCGACGAGCGCCGACCAGTGCTATCTAGTTGCTCACCGGACCGTCACTCACAGGAGAGGATCATGTCCAGCTGGCGTCGGTACGACGCGACCCTGTTCCCCATCTTCCACGAGCGCTTCGAGCAGAAGTGGGGAAAGGGCTCCGCCCCGTTCCTCGATCCGGGGGTGTTCTTCGAGGACCAGCCCCGTCCGCGTGCGCAGTGGGTCAACGTCGACACCGGCGCCGCCGTGGCGGTCGTCCCCATCTGGGCCGACGAGAACGGCCGGCACCGCTCGTTCGGGGTGTTCTACCTGCCCCCGTCCGGTGACATCTGGGTGCTGCGCCCGGGTCTCACGGAGTACGTGGAGGCCGGCGACGCCCTGACCGAGGAGCAGGCGGTCCTGCGCAACGACGCCTTCCGCAAGGCCGTCGCGCACGCGAAGGAGTTCATCTTCGGGCACGAGCAGGCCTGACCGCGCGGGCTCAGGCAGCGCAGAACGCCCGCAGCTGCTCGACGACGAACGCGTGGTCCTCACGCTGCGGCAGGCCGGAGACGCCGACGGCGCCGAGGAGGGCGCCGCCCCGGCGCAGCACGAGCGGGAAGACGCCGCCGTGCGCGGCGTAGCGCGCGGGGTCGAGCCGGCTGGCGACGTCGAAGTCCTTGCCGCCGACGCGGAACTGCTCGCCCACCCCGAGCGAGCTGCGGCCGTAGCGCAGGACGACGGCGGTCTTGCGCTCCAGCCAGTCGTCGTTGTCCGCGGACGAGCCGGGCAGTGCCGTGTGGAAGACGCGCTGGCGGCCGAGGACGATGCCGATGGCGATCGGCAGAGCGCGGTCCGCGGCGGCCTGCCGCATCTGCGACCCGAGCGCCCAGGCGTCGTCGACACCGAACCCGTCCAGCCGCAACTCGGCCTCCTCGGCGAGGATCTGGTCGTGGAGGTCCTTGGGATGACTCATGGGACCTCAGGGTACGGGTCCGGCAGCGCCAGCCAGCGGCGGTGAGCCCCGGGTGTTTCAGGTTTTGGGGCTCAGCACCGTAAGGTGAGGTGCTTACACCATAAGGCTGTGGACCGACCGGGTCCGGGAGCCACGAGGAACTGGGAGACCGTATGAGCGAGCCGATCGGATCGGTCACCGTGCGCACGTCGCCGACCCGGTCCCGCCTGGTCCTCGCCGGTGAGGTGGACATGAGCCTCGCGGAGGAGCTCTCCGCGGCGGTCGACAACGTCCTCGCGCTGGCGATGCCCGTCGACGTCCTGGTGCGTGACGTGACGTTCCTCGACTCCAGCGGCCTGAGCAAGCTGGTCCGCCTCGCCACCAGCTCGATCTCCCGGACCCGCCTGATCGAGCCCCCCGAGTTTGTCCGCTTCCTCCTCGAGGTGACCCGCATGGACGAGGTGCTCGACGTCGTCGAGAAGGACCCCGGGTTCCCCGACGACGATCCCTCCCCCGACGTCGTCGGGCTCGGCAGCCAGCGCGACGCCGTCTGACCGGGCGCATGTCGCGAACCGCGCGGACCTTCACCGACCGCCGCCCGACGGGCGAGGAACCGAGCCGCCACGTACGCTCGGGAGCGACCGAGCACGACCCGGTCGACGAGCCCAGACGCCCCTCAACCTGCCCTGACCGCCCGTCCCCCCGTATCGTGGACCTGAAATGCGCACCGATCAGCTGCCTGAACGCACTCCGCCGACGACGGACCACCGGCCCGACGTCCGTGTGGCGCGCCCTGCCGGACGCTGGGAGTTCACCGACGCGGACGAGCTGCCGGCGCTGCGGCGTGCCGTCCTCGAGGCTGCCGCCCGCTCGGTGGAGCTGAACACCGACCGGCTCTCGGGCTCCACGATCCACCACAACCTCGCTCTCGTGACCACCGAGCTTGCGACGAACGCGCTGAAGTACGGGGTCGAGCCCGGGGTTGTGCGCCTCCACCGCCTGCTTTCCGGGTGGATGGTCGACGTCGCCGACGGACGGGCCGACCAGGCCCCCCGGCCCCAGCTGCCCAAGCCCGGAAGGGCGGGCGGCAACGGCCTGCTCATCGTCTCGATGCTCTCGGTGCGGTGGGGCTGGTACGTCGACACCAACAGCACCCCGCGCAAGCACGTCTGGGCGGAGCTCGCGGACAGCTGAGTCGATCGCACGGCGGGGCCGTCCCCGGATGCGGAGCGGCGCACGGCGGGTGACCCTTGTAGGGACGGCTGGTCCTGACAACTCATCGTCGAGTGCGGAGGGCGACATGTCTCAGACACCCACGGCGCATCGCACGAAAGCCCCCTACCAGACGCTGGCCCTGATCATCGGGGTCGTCTATCTGCTCGTCGGCATCCTCGGGTTCTTCGTCACGGGGTTCGACAACTTCACCGTGCACGACCACTCCCAGACCCTGCTCGGCTTCGCCATCAACCCGCTGCACAACATCGTGCACGTGATCATCGGCCTGGCCGGCATCCTGCTCTGGCGCACGCGCAACGGGGCCCGCCTGTACGGCTGGCTGCTGGGCATCGGCTACGGCGCCACGGCGGTCTACGGCTTCCTGGTGGTGAACAACCCGGACGCCGACATCCTCAACATCAACCAGGCGGACAACTGGCTGCACGTCGTCAGCGCGCTCGCGGGTTTCGCGATCGCCCTGTGGCCGGACCGCCGTGACGGCACGGTCGCCGGCGGCGCCGGCCAGCTCTGACGGTCGTCGGTCCGCGGCAGCGACGGTCTACGGCACCGACGGCCCGCCAGGCGCTCGCGTCCCCAGCTCCTCCCAGAGGCACGCCAGCGTCGCCGCACCGGCGTGCAGCACCGAGCTCGAGACGCTCTCGTCGCTGTCGTGCCAGCGGTCCTCGACCAGTCCGGTGCCGAAGAAGACGACCGGCGCGCCGATCGTCTCGCCGAGGAGGACGGCGGGACCGCCGCCCGCGTTGCCCATCCGGCCCACGCCGTCGCTGCGGAAGCCCCGCGCCATGGCACGGGACAGCGCCTGGACGGCCGGCACGTCAGGGGTGACGTACGGGTCCTGCGCCGTCCCCTCGGAGACCGAGAGCTCGTAGCGGACGCCCGGGCCGATAGTGCGGGCCACCCATCTCTCGAGCTCGTCGGCGATGGTGGCGGCGTCCTGGTCGGGGACGTACCTGATGCTGATGTCCGCCGACGCGGTCGAGGGGATCACCGCGCGTGCGGTGTCGCCGGGATCCCCGGCCGCGACCTTGAGGACCTCCACCGCCGGCCGCAGCCACAGCCGTTCCAGGACCGTGTATCCCGGTTCGCCGACGACGGCGCCCGTGCCGGACCGTCTCAACCAGTCGGCCTCGTCGAACGGCAGCGCAGCCAGCTCGGCCCGGCGGCTCGCGTCGGGCTCTGCGACGGCGTCGTAGAAGCCCGGCACGGCGACCCTGCCCTCGCCGTCGTGCAGCCCGGCGATGAGTCGAGCGAGCTCGAGGGCCGCGTTGGGCGCAGCCCCCGAGACGTCCCCGCTGTGGACGTCCACCTCCGTGCCCCGCACCTCCAGCCTCGCGAGCATGGTCCCGCGCATGCTGGTGCACACGGCTGGGTGGTCCGCGCTCCACAGCAGCGTGTCCGAGAAGACGACCAGGTCCGCGGCCAGACGGTCGCGGTGCTGCGCCAGGAGCTCCGCGAGGTGGGCCGACCCGGTCTCCTCCTCGCCCTCGACGAGCAGCTTGAGGTTCACGGCCGGGGCGTCCGCACCGGTTGCGGCAAGGTGGGCGCGCACGCCCCAGAGGTGCGCGAGCACCTGCCCCTTGGCGTCGGAGGTCCCGCGGCCGTACACGCGCCCGTCCCTGAGCACCGGGTCGAACGGCCGGGTGACCTCCCAGTTCTGCCTCTTGGCGGCACGTACGTCGTGGTGCGAGTAGACGAGGACGGTCGGCGCACCCGGGGCGGCGCACCACTGCGCGTGCACGGCCGTGGTCCCGTCGGCTCGCCACAGCTCGACCTCGGGGAAGCCGGTGTCACGGAGCGCGTCGGCGAGCCAGACGGCGGAGCGTTCCACCTGTGCTGCGCCGTCGTCACCGCCGGCGACGGACGGTATGCGGACCCAGTCCTGCAGCATGCCGGTCACGTCGCCCGCCCGGTCGTCGAGGAAGCGGTGCACCCGGCCTGCGTGCTCGTCGGCATCCATCCGTCCCACCCACCTCGTGCACGCGCGTCCGTAGGGAGATCGTCCGGCCCCGACGAACGCCCGGCAACCGGTGGCCCCCCGGGGCTGTGACCGTCCGCACCTCTGATGGCCGCCGCTCCGCGGTCGGCCTACCCTGCCAGCGGAGGCACGGCACCCGCCGGCCCCGGTCCGGCGTCTCCGGACCGCCGCGCGCAGGAGGTGCACCGTCATCCCGGTCATGCTGGTCGAGAGAGGTCTGCGATGAGAGGGCGTCCGGGGCCGGCCCTGCGGCTCGCGCTCTCCGCCGGCTCCTACCGGTTCCGCGAGAGCCTGTTCCTCCTGCCGCTGCTCCTGGTGGCGGTGGGCATCGTCCTCGCGCTCGTCGCCGCGGCGCTCGACAGGTCGCTCGGCGCCGACCCGATCCCGATGACCCTGGGGATGAGCAGCAACGCCGCCATCTGGCTGCTCTCCACCGTGGCGGGGGCGACGATCACCACCGTCGGCGTGGTCTTCTCCCTCACCGTCGTCAGCCTGCAGCTCGCGAGCAGCCAGTTCTCCCCGCGGGTGATGCGCTCGTTCATCCGCGACCGGGTGAGCCAGGTGGTCATCGGGATGCTGGTGTCCACGTTCGTCTACTGCGTCCTGACGCTGCCCAACATCAGCGGCGAGGCGAGCGAACCGGCGCCACGGATCTCCCTGACCGTCGCCGTCGTGCTCACGGTGGTCACCGTCGTCCTGATCATCGCCCACCTCGACCACCTCGCCCGCCGGCTGCAGGTCGGGCACGTCGCGCGAGACATCGCGGCCGAGGGCCACGCCGTCATCGACGCCATGCTGAGGGCCTTCGAGGAGGAGCAGCGGGCCACGGACCACGAGCTCGAGAAGGCCCCCGTCCCGCCCGACGCGTTCACCGTCGAGGCGGCGCTCGACGGCTGGATCAGCCAGGTCGACACGAAAGGTCTGCTCGCCGCCGTGCCGCCGGGCACCACCGTCCGGCTCGAGACCCGGATCGGCGCCTACATCCACCGCGGGGAGCCGCTCGTGCTGATCTGGCCGCGGCCGGACGACGGCGAGGCGGTCGCCCGGCGAGTCGGCGGAGACATCGTCATCAGCGACGCGCGCACGATGCAGCAGGACGTCGACTTCGCCATCCGTCAGCTGGTCGACATCGGCCTGCGGGCGCTCAGCTCCGCGATCAACGACCCGAGCACCGCGATCGAGATCATCCTGCGCATCGGCAGCCTCCTGCGCCGCCTGCTGCTGGTGCCGCCGCTCCCGCGCGCCGTGGTGCATGACGACGGCCGGGTCCTGG
It encodes the following:
- a CDS encoding S8 family peptidase; translated protein: MRRALTGLASVAALSVAVIPAAHAAGPKIGVNVVLSTDLTPRIERELRTFGAINETYPEIDALTMRISAADLAGLQALPYVDAANQDVQYVGKPVAPAPFTSTVDGIATWNTDQIDVYEQGEEGMPDTREVEQTGEGVYVAVLDTGLHSSWPHYFGTEAVAADLGIAFGGGGGEKGSISTQPNKWSTDQNGHGTHVTSSILGYNIGGLPVAGVAPEATIIPVKVLNQNGSGWSSMVAAGIDYVTDLKVSGALGNAPVVINMSLGGPAPDALTQAAIERAVSSGVLVVASAGNEGTAGMGYPGAYPEVISVAASGWTGQWTSRTWWNTGDVADPTSAEDAYIADFSSRALPGQDLDIAAPGSWVLGPYQTNSQLSHYYLSGTSMASPHVAGAVALMAEANPGLTQAEAEQALEATAVPLAAGSRQVLDPTGATTTITWGADATGAGLMDVPAAIAAVSGAEAAQQPAATAKNGRDSAPGRNR
- a CDS encoding diacylglycerol/lipid kinase family protein, yielding MPGSRSLLVLANAAAGSADDAAVAAALGVLRAGAEIEVVVPDGPEDTLEAVSRAAGREIVVLGGDGSVHGCLDALVRLRLLVEAGPVSVVPLGTGNDLARGLGLPQDPEEAALVALQGVPRPMDLLRDDVGGVVVNVVHAGVGAEATAGAENVKGPLGTAGYAIGAIRAGVSATGWCMRVMVDGEVVHDGGERLLMVTVGLGPTIGGGARAVPQATIGNGMADVVLSAATGPLARAAFALQLRRGHHLRRKDVRAVRGRTVTIEAVDGDNAFRVNADGEVAGPVTSRTWEVLPHAWSCRVPAAAGLTAGR
- a CDS encoding heme-degrading domain-containing protein, translating into MSHPKDLHDQILAEEAELRLDGFGVDDAWALGSQMRQAAADRALPIAIGIVLGRQRVFHTALPGSSADNDDWLERKTAVVLRYGRSSLGVGEQFRVGGKDFDVASRLDPARYAAHGGVFPLVLRRGGALLGAVGVSGLPQREDHAFVVEQLRAFCAA
- a CDS encoding STAS domain-containing protein yields the protein MSEPIGSVTVRTSPTRSRLVLAGEVDMSLAEELSAAVDNVLALAMPVDVLVRDVTFLDSSGLSKLVRLATSSISRTRLIEPPEFVRFLLEVTRMDEVLDVVEKDPGFPDDDPSPDVVGLGSQRDAV
- a CDS encoding ATP-binding protein produces the protein MRTDQLPERTPPTTDHRPDVRVARPAGRWEFTDADELPALRRAVLEAAARSVELNTDRLSGSTIHHNLALVTTELATNALKYGVEPGVVRLHRLLSGWMVDVADGRADQAPRPQLPKPGRAGGNGLLIVSMLSVRWGWYVDTNSTPRKHVWAELADS
- a CDS encoding DUF4383 domain-containing protein translates to MSQTPTAHRTKAPYQTLALIIGVVYLLVGILGFFVTGFDNFTVHDHSQTLLGFAINPLHNIVHVIIGLAGILLWRTRNGARLYGWLLGIGYGATAVYGFLVVNNPDADILNINQADNWLHVVSALAGFAIALWPDRRDGTVAGGAGQL
- a CDS encoding M20/M25/M40 family metallo-hydrolase, yielding MDADEHAGRVHRFLDDRAGDVTGMLQDWVRIPSVAGGDDGAAQVERSAVWLADALRDTGFPEVELWRADGTTAVHAQWCAAPGAPTVLVYSHHDVRAAKRQNWEVTRPFDPVLRDGRVYGRGTSDAKGQVLAHLWGVRAHLAATGADAPAVNLKLLVEGEEETGSAHLAELLAQHRDRLAADLVVFSDTLLWSADHPAVCTSMRGTMLARLEVRGTEVDVHSGDVSGAAPNAALELARLIAGLHDGEGRVAVPGFYDAVAEPDASRRAELAALPFDEADWLRRSGTGAVVGEPGYTVLERLWLRPAVEVLKVAAGDPGDTARAVIPSTASADISIRYVPDQDAATIADELERWVARTIGPGVRYELSVSEGTAQDPYVTPDVPAVQALSRAMARGFRSDGVGRMGNAGGGPAVLLGETIGAPVVFFGTGLVEDRWHDSDESVSSSVLHAGAATLACLWEELGTRAPGGPSVP
- a CDS encoding DUF2254 domain-containing protein, which codes for MRGRPGPALRLALSAGSYRFRESLFLLPLLLVAVGIVLALVAAALDRSLGADPIPMTLGMSSNAAIWLLSTVAGATITTVGVVFSLTVVSLQLASSQFSPRVMRSFIRDRVSQVVIGMLVSTFVYCVLTLPNISGEASEPAPRISLTVAVVLTVVTVVLIIAHLDHLARRLQVGHVARDIAAEGHAVIDAMLRAFEEEQRATDHELEKAPVPPDAFTVEAALDGWISQVDTKGLLAAVPPGTTVRLETRIGAYIHRGEPLVLIWPRPDDGEAVARRVGGDIVISDARTMQQDVDFAIRQLVDIGLRALSSAINDPSTAIEIILRIGSLLRRLLLVPPLPRAVVHDDGRVLVRPWDLDQEEYIEHGFDQLRQAAPSQPNVAAALLRVLRMLISHVQQHGLDQYVPALQDQIDLLLDALRDTPHLHPDDLARLEAMASEKTDPADHSLRRVRD